AGGGTTGCAAAGAGGGGGTTGATCGCCTTCTGGATGGGATTCAGGTCGCCGCCGGGAAAACAGCTTTGCGCGATTTCCGCCGCTGCAATCCCGAAAAAAAGCACCATGAAGATGTCGTTTGTCAGAAAGTGAAAGTTGAACGGCCCGAGCAAAGGGGCGTGATTGAAGTGATGGTAGCTCTCCGGGGAGAGGTTTGACCACAGGAGTGCCGCGACGATCCCTGTGAGGAGCGGGATGGAGAACTCGCGCAGCATGTTCACCCTGTCGGCGGTCTTTCGTTTCATGTGTCCTCCGCTATTAATTGTGGCGGTTTCTGCGGATGCCGGTATGAGGTCCGGCAGAAAAAACAGGAGCCGTCCCGCTCCCGGGATCGGCTCCTGCTTCCTGATCATGACCCGCTCTACTGTAGTGGTCTCCTTATCTGTCTACCACGAATTCCACCCTTCTGTTTTTCGCCCATGCATCTTCACTGCTTCCTTCCACGGCAGGGCGCTCTTTCCCGTAGCTGACGGTGGAGACGCGGTCTGCACTCAGGCCGAGGGTCTCGAGGTATTTCTTTGCCGCGACAGCACGTTTTTCGCCAAGGGCGAGGTTGTATTCGTCGGAGCCACGCTCGTCGCAGTGCCCCTCGAGGCGGATCTTCATTTTACTGCCGGAGCTCAGCAGCTGGAAATTGCGGTACGCCACTTCGCGCGCCTCCCTGCTGAGGCTTGCGGAGTCGTAGTTGAAGTAGAGGGCCTCCAGAACCAGCCCCTGACTGGCACCTGCACCTGCCTTGCGGGTCTCGTCGACCTCTCCTTCTGCTGCTCCGGGAGAGGCGATAGCGGCGGAGACAGTTTCCTCCTGTACTTCTTTTCTGCCGGCAGCGCCGTTCGCTGCAGAAGAGGATTGTGTCGTCGTGGTCACCGAAGAGTGTGCAGGACTATCGGTTACCGGGGCGGGCTTGTGGGCGCAGCCGGTGATGGCGGCAAGAGTAATGGCAACGACGCAGGCAAGGCTGCGCGCGGTTTTAAGGTTCATCATGTTCATTTGCTCCTTCGTGTGTACATGCAATGCAGGCAGAGAGACGCGAGGGATCGCCCGAATGGACGCATCTATCCCTTCTTCTGCTGCGGAGTCTGCAGGAATTGGAACGAGTGTCGGAGATGGCTAGGAAGGATGAGGTGGGGCAAGGACCTCTGGATAGACTTCCGGAACAGCTTGGTGCACTTCAGGGAATACGAGGACGGAAATGAGCGGCAGGTATGCGGGCAGTTCGATCCCACACCCGAAAAAACAGTTGTAGTCTACGAAAGACTGCTTGGGAGGCTTGTAGTCAGAGGTGCCGGCCTCATCCTCCGTGCTGTCATCGGAGGTGAATGATTTCTGTACCGACACGTTCTCACGAAAATCCTCCACGAAACCCTTGGTATAGATCGTCCCGATGGTCATAGTGAGGATCACCACGACCATCACCAGCGCGAGATGGCTGGCGTTATACCGCATGTGCTGGAGGCAGACGTACATCGTGAGACTCATAATGGAGGTTGGTGAAATTGAAGCGGGAATATAATTTAGCGCCCTGTTCAAAGTCAAGGGCAATCGGAAAGAGCTTCCGAACCCGGATTCTCTGTGCCCGGAATCAGCTCCTTTCCGGCGTTTGCGCCGGCCCGTCCGACCCTGCCGGGTACTCCTGAAGTGGAACGGCCCCCTCAAGCCACCCCCTCAGAATCGGCTCGACGATCTCCCAGCATGCCTCAGCCTCGTCCCAGCGGACGAAGTTCGTCTGCCTTCCGCGAAAGACGTCAAAAAGCAGGCGGGAATACGGAGAAAGCTCCTGCTCCACCAGGTCTGTGTCGAGCTCCACATAGCGGGGGGGACACGCGTCGCACCGGCCCGCGATGTTCACCCCCAGCGAGATACGGTCCGGGTTTAGTCCCAGCCGCAGGACGTTGTGCGCCAGCGCTTCCCCCCCTATGGAGAAGAGGCGCTGGGGCTCCCCCCTGAAGCGGATGACGATCTCCATGCGGTCCTTACCCAGAGCCTTTCCTGTGCGCAGGAGGAAGGGAACACCTCGCCACCTTTCGCTGTCGATGAAAAGCTCAACGCTCGCAAAGGTCTCCGTATCACGTGCCGGGTCCACGCCATTCTCATCCCGGTACGCCGGCACCTGGCGGGCACCGATCTGTCCCGCGCCGTAACGCCCCCGAACCGTCCCCTGCCGCACCTCCACCGCTGACAGGCGCCGTACCTGCTGCAGCACCTCCACCTTGCGCCCGCGGAAATCCCCCTCCGCAAGGCTTTCCGGCGCCTCCATCGCGACGATGCACATCAGCTGCAGCAGGTGGTTCTGGATCATGTCCTTCAGCGCCCCCGCCCGATCGTAGTACACGGCACGACCTTCGAGGGTGAGGGTCTCGTCCCAGCAAATCTCCACCCGCTCGATGTGCTCCCGGCTCCAGAGAGGGGAAAATATGCGGTTCATGAAGCGCAGCCCGAGCAGGTTGTGCACCGTCTGCTCCCCCAGGAAGCTGTCCATGCGGTAAACGCTCTCCTCGGCGAAGTGCTGCCGCAGCAGGAGGTTGAGGGAGCGGGCGGCGGAGAGAGTATCTCCGAACGGCTTCTCAAAGACAAAGGCACTCCCGGCTGGGGGGGCGAGGCGCGCCAGTGCCCGCACCAGCGGCGTGAAGAGGGCAGGTGGAAGGGCGAGATAAAAGACCGCCGGCTCCCGCACAGTCCCCAGAGCTGCCAGGACCGCCTCCTCGTTGGAGACGTCCGCAGTGGCGTAGTGGAGCCTCTCCAGAAAGTCTCCCGAGAGAAGATGCTGCGGCACGAAGGGGCGACTTCTCTGCACGATGTGGCTGCGAAATGAGGTGCTATCCCACTCCTCGCGAGCGATGCCGAGGACGGAGAAGCCTTCGGGAAGTCTCCCGCCAGCATGAAGCTCGCACAGCGCAGGCATGAGGAAACGCGAGGTGAGATCGCCGGTGGCTCCGAAAATGATCAGGAGCTTTTTCATCTTTTCCGTCCCTCTCGATCGCGGCGGGACAAAAGGACGCCGCTGGAGATGAGTCCCACGTGGCTGAAGGCTTGGGGGAAGTTTCCAAGGAACGCACCACTGGCCGGATCGATCTCCTCCGGCAGCAGCCCCAGCCTGTTCGCCCTGCCGCACAGCGAATCGTACAGCGCGTGTGCCTCATCCAGACGCCCCTGCTGTGCGAGGTTGTCCGCGAGCCAGAAGGAGCACAGAAGGAAGGCGCCCTCCTCTCCCGGCAGGCCGTCCGGAGAGACTCGAGGGAGGTAGCGATAGAGAAGGCCATTCCCTGCATCGAGGTGACGCGCCACGGCCGCGGTGGTCGCGACCATGCGCGGATGGTCCGCCCGGAGGACCCGCCTCATAGGCAGGACCAGCAGGCTGGCGTCGAGCGCCCCGCCGCCGAGGTGCTCGGTGAGGGCCTGCTTCTCCGGGTCCCAGGCATCC
The DNA window shown above is from Geomonas sp. RF6 and carries:
- the pal gene encoding peptidoglycan-associated lipoprotein Pal — protein: MMNLKTARSLACVVAITLAAITGCAHKPAPVTDSPAHSSVTTTTQSSSAANGAAGRKEVQEETVSAAIASPGAAEGEVDETRKAGAGASQGLVLEALYFNYDSASLSREAREVAYRNFQLLSSGSKMKIRLEGHCDERGSDEYNLALGEKRAVAAKKYLETLGLSADRVSTVSYGKERPAVEGSSEDAWAKNRRVEFVVDR
- a CDS encoding glucose-6-phosphate dehydrogenase; its protein translation is MKKLLIIFGATGDLTSRFLMPALCELHAGGRLPEGFSVLGIAREEWDSTSFRSHIVQRSRPFVPQHLLSGDFLERLHYATADVSNEEAVLAALGTVREPAVFYLALPPALFTPLVRALARLAPPAGSAFVFEKPFGDTLSAARSLNLLLRQHFAEESVYRMDSFLGEQTVHNLLGLRFMNRIFSPLWSREHIERVEICWDETLTLEGRAVYYDRAGALKDMIQNHLLQLMCIVAMEAPESLAEGDFRGRKVEVLQQVRRLSAVEVRQGTVRGRYGAGQIGARQVPAYRDENGVDPARDTETFASVELFIDSERWRGVPFLLRTGKALGKDRMEIVIRFRGEPQRLFSIGGEALAHNVLRLGLNPDRISLGVNIAGRCDACPPRYVELDTDLVEQELSPYSRLLFDVFRGRQTNFVRWDEAEACWEIVEPILRGWLEGAVPLQEYPAGSDGPAQTPERS